One Fusobacterium sp. IOR10 DNA segment encodes these proteins:
- a CDS encoding cell wall metabolism sensor histidine kinase WalK, which yields MKYISKELSKNYKKIIVIFCISYIGIISFYSSYMYKNTKNQIRSIETFVNYEFLDFQQEIAFLGENPKTFFKEALDESPKPDRTIINLEYQGKNYFYVPRKLIKNRKNSKNQDEDLLKSELLEEILSGFDKMNLSNDIRNYSGYRYKILYKEVNVKGMSPIKLKVIKDMSKEYERLALLSLFSLVWIVLTILIARNITKKFYVKFSNSIEDLDNSTNNINLNSLELKDKELDQKLNFKNEFEEFNLIKRSYIDMVKRLKLQMDSQIDFVNNASHELKTPLFIISGYVDMIKRWGIDDKKIVLEALTSIEEENKNMISLVEKLLFLAKDKELNKNYYEDIDLEEEMKHTVNNLKVLYPDQEIKLYLDKNLHLIFSDKALLNQLILNLLENAIKYGENNLIEVFLTFEDNYIIKIRDHGIGISEENISLIFDKFYRVDKSRSKSMGGHGLGLTIVKDIVDFLKGEIIITSEVGKFTEVKLIIPRG from the coding sequence ATGAAATATATTTCAAAGGAACTAAGTAAAAATTATAAAAAAATAATAGTGATATTTTGTATATCATACATAGGTATAATTTCCTTTTATAGCTCATATATGTATAAAAATACAAAGAATCAAATAAGATCAATTGAGACCTTTGTAAACTATGAATTTTTAGATTTTCAACAGGAAATTGCTTTTTTAGGGGAAAACCCTAAAACCTTTTTCAAAGAAGCTTTAGATGAAAGTCCTAAACCAGATAGAACCATAATTAATTTAGAATACCAAGGTAAAAATTATTTTTATGTACCAAGAAAATTAATAAAAAATAGAAAAAATTCAAAAAATCAAGATGAAGATCTTTTGAAGTCAGAATTATTAGAAGAGATATTAAGTGGCTTTGATAAAATGAATTTATCAAATGACATTAGAAATTACAGTGGATATAGATATAAAATTTTATATAAAGAAGTAAATGTAAAGGGAATGAGTCCGATAAAATTAAAGGTTATAAAGGATATGTCAAAGGAATATGAAAGGTTGGCACTTCTTAGTTTATTTTCCCTAGTTTGGATAGTTCTAACAATATTAATAGCTAGGAATATAACTAAGAAATTTTATGTGAAATTTTCAAATTCCATTGAAGATTTGGATAATTCAACAAATAATATAAACTTAAATTCCCTAGAACTTAAGGACAAAGAACTTGATCAAAAGCTTAACTTTAAAAATGAATTTGAAGAATTTAATTTAATAAAAAGATCCTATATTGATATGGTGAAAAGATTGAAACTACAAATGGATTCCCAAATAGACTTTGTAAATAATGCTTCCCATGAATTAAAAACACCTCTTTTTATAATCAGTGGTTATGTTGATATGATAAAAAGATGGGGTATTGATGATAAAAAGATAGTTTTAGAAGCCTTAACTTCAATTGAAGAAGAAAATAAAAATATGATATCCCTAGTTGAAAAACTTTTATTTTTAGCAAAGGATAAGGAGCTCAATAAAAATTATTATGAAGATATTGATCTTGAAGAGGAGATGAAACATACAGTAAACAATTTAAAAGTTTTATACCCAGACCAAGAAATAAAACTTTATTTGGATAAAAATTTACATTTAATATTTTCTGATAAGGCCCTGTTAAATCAATTGATTTTAAATTTACTAGAAAATGCTATAAAATATGGAGAAAATAATCTGATAGAGGTTTTTCTTACTTTTGAAGATAATTATATTATAAAAATAAGAGATCATGGAATAGGAATATCTGAAGAGAATATAAGCCTTATATTTGATAAATTCTATAGGGTGGATAAGTCTAGAAGTAAAAGTATGGGAGGACATGGATTAGGTCTAACTATAGTAAAGGATATTGTTGATTTTTTAAAGGGAGAAATAATTATTACCAGTGAAGTTGGAAAATTTACAGAGGTTAAATTAATAATTCCAAGGGGATAA
- the hisA gene encoding 1-(5-phosphoribosyl)-5-[(5-phosphoribosylamino)methylideneamino]imidazole-4-carboxamide isomerase has translation MIIFPAIDIKNNNSVRLSQGDFNKINVYSHDPFDMAVKWKEQGGTFLHLVDLDGARNEEIVNRKSIEKIAKNIGLPVQVGGGIRSEKRVEELLETGVERVIVGTIAIENKELLKKLVSKYKEKIVVSIDAKNGKVALRGWEVISEVNSLDLCLELEKIGVKTIVYTDISKDGMLQGPNFEIYEELSKKTSLNIIASGGVTSMDDIKRLNKMNLYGAIIGKALYNENLKLKDVIECLQKE, from the coding sequence ATGATAATATTTCCTGCTATTGATATAAAAAATAATAACAGTGTGAGACTTTCCCAAGGGGATTTTAATAAAATTAATGTATATTCTCATGATCCCTTTGATATGGCTGTTAAATGGAAAGAACAAGGGGGAACATTCTTACATTTAGTTGATTTAGATGGTGCTAGAAATGAAGAAATTGTCAATAGAAAGTCAATAGAAAAAATAGCAAAGAACATAGGATTACCTGTACAAGTTGGAGGGGGAATCAGATCTGAAAAAAGAGTTGAAGAACTACTTGAAACTGGAGTTGAACGGGTAATTGTAGGTACCATTGCAATTGAAAATAAAGAATTATTAAAAAAATTAGTTTCAAAGTACAAGGAAAAAATAGTGGTTTCCATAGATGCTAAAAATGGAAAGGTAGCCCTTAGGGGATGGGAAGTTATAAGTGAGGTAAACTCTTTGGATCTATGCCTTGAACTTGAAAAAATAGGTGTTAAAACTATAGTTTATACAGATATATCCAAAGATGGAATGCTTCAAGGACCTAACTTTGAAATATATGAAGAATTGTCTAAAAAAACTTCCCTAAACATAATTGCTTCAGGTGGGGTTACTTCCATGGATGACATTAAAAGACTAAATAAAATGAATCTTTATGGAGCAATAATTGGAAAGGCTCTTTATAATGAAAATTTAAAATTAAAGGATGTGATAGAATGCTTGCAAAAAGAATAA
- the hisH gene encoding imidazole glycerol phosphate synthase subunit HisH — translation MNIIIDYGLGNLESVYTAFEKLGIETKISSDKDEIAAATSLILPGVGAFRDAIKALHETNLIPIIKEHVEKGKFLMGICLGMQLLYEKSYENGEYEGLGIIKGSVEKLEIDFKIPHMGWNNLKFNKNDEILKYIKEDDYVYFVHSYYVNSSNEELIAYAKYGEKIPAIVRNNNVYGIQFHPEKSSDVGFNILRAYGEMIK, via the coding sequence TTGAATATTATAATTGATTATGGATTAGGTAACCTAGAATCTGTGTACACAGCTTTTGAAAAACTTGGAATAGAAACTAAAATTTCAAGTGATAAAGATGAAATAGCTGCTGCTACTTCCCTTATTCTACCTGGAGTAGGTGCATTTAGAGATGCAATAAAGGCATTACATGAGACAAATTTAATTCCAATTATTAAAGAACATGTGGAAAAGGGAAAATTTTTAATGGGAATATGCTTGGGAATGCAGCTTCTTTATGAAAAAAGTTATGAAAATGGTGAATATGAGGGACTTGGTATTATTAAGGGAAGTGTTGAAAAACTTGAGATAGATTTTAAAATCCCTCACATGGGATGGAACAATCTTAAATTTAATAAAAATGATGAAATCTTAAAATATATAAAGGAAGATGACTATGTTTATTTTGTACATTCATACTATGTTAATTCTTCCAATGAAGAACTTATTGCATATGCTAAATACGGGGAAAAAATTCCAGCTATAGTTAGAAATAATAATGTCTATGGAATTCAATTTCACCCTGAAAAAAGCTCAGATGTGGGATTTAATATATTGAGAGCATATGGGGAGATGATAAAATGA
- the hisC gene encoding histidinol-phosphate transaminase, whose protein sequence is MEMIKKSIKNLNAYKACDLPFTVKLDANEGKNILLENVIKEGLIFNKDFNLNYYPDDEASLLKSEISKYVNIPKENIIVGNGSSEMIELVIKTFVDKDEIILSPTPSFSMYSIFAQIYSTKFVGVQCNKDFSIDVDKLIDRANEINPKIIIICNPNNPTGYLMTKKDIQKLIENTSAIIVVDEAYIEFAQGSMINEIFNYDRLIVLRTLSKALGLAGIRLGYMGANTDIIEIINRVKSPYNLNSITQYIGVQAFKNKNKIFDYVKEVKKERKFLYSQLIKMKIKAYDSSGNFIFFNSNIENLYGKLAHKGILIRKFKEDLEGYYRVSVGNKNENRIFIENLKEIIKYEKI, encoded by the coding sequence ATGGAAATGATAAAAAAAAGCATAAAAAATTTAAATGCTTATAAAGCATGTGATCTGCCTTTTACTGTGAAACTTGATGCAAATGAAGGTAAAAATATTTTATTAGAGAATGTAATTAAAGAGGGGTTAATATTTAACAAAGACTTTAATTTAAATTATTACCCAGATGACGAGGCTTCCCTTCTAAAAAGTGAAATAAGTAAATATGTAAATATTCCAAAGGAAAATATTATAGTTGGAAATGGTTCTAGTGAAATGATAGAGCTTGTTATAAAGACATTTGTTGATAAAGATGAAATTATTCTAAGTCCAACTCCATCATTTAGTATGTATTCAATATTTGCTCAAATATATTCAACTAAATTTGTTGGTGTCCAGTGCAATAAAGATTTTTCAATTGATGTTGATAAATTAATAGACAGGGCAAATGAAATTAATCCTAAAATAATAATTATCTGTAATCCCAACAATCCAACAGGATATTTAATGACTAAAAAAGATATACAAAAACTTATTGAAAATACTAGTGCAATTATAGTAGTTGACGAGGCATACATTGAATTTGCACAAGGTTCAATGATAAATGAAATTTTCAACTATGATAGATTAATTGTTTTAAGAACCTTATCTAAAGCCTTGGGACTTGCAGGAATTAGACTTGGGTATATGGGAGCTAATACTGATATAATTGAAATAATTAACAGGGTTAAATCTCCATATAATTTAAACTCAATTACCCAATACATAGGAGTACAGGCTTTTAAAAATAAAAATAAAATTTTTGATTATGTTAAAGAGGTTAAAAAAGAAAGAAAATTTTTATATTCCCAGTTAATAAAAATGAAAATTAAAGCATATGATTCCTCTGGAAATTTTATATTTTTTAATTCAAATATAGAAAATTTATATGGGAAACTGGCACATAAGGGAATATTAATAAGAAAGTTCAAAGAAGACCTTGAAGGTTATTATAGAGTTTCTGTGGGAAATAAAAATGAAAATAGGATTTTTATTGAAAACTTAAAGGAGATAATAAAATATGAGAAAATCTAG
- the hisB gene encoding imidazoleglycerol-phosphate dehydratase HisB, with protein sequence MRKSRIERKTLETDILVDIDLDGSGKSTIDTGIGFLDHMLTLMAFHGSFDMEVKCTGDLYVDDHHTVEDIGIALGEAFNKALGDKRRIRRYASIYIPMDESLSHVVLDISNRPYLVFNADFKNEKIGTMASENFKEFFRAFIGKAGITLHINVLYGENDHHKIEGIFKAFARALNEGMEVISDKISSSKGVL encoded by the coding sequence ATGAGAAAATCTAGAATAGAAAGAAAAACTTTAGAAACAGATATTCTTGTGGACATTGACTTAGATGGAAGTGGAAAAAGCACCATAGATACAGGTATAGGATTTTTAGATCATATGCTTACTTTAATGGCTTTCCATGGTTCCTTTGATATGGAAGTAAAATGTACAGGGGATTTATATGTTGATGACCATCATACAGTTGAAGATATTGGAATAGCTCTAGGGGAAGCTTTTAATAAAGCTCTAGGGGATAAAAGGAGAATTAGAAGATATGCAAGTATTTATATTCCCATGGATGAATCCTTAAGTCACGTGGTACTAGACATAAGTAATCGTCCATATTTAGTATTTAATGCTGATTTTAAAAATGAAAAAATTGGAACAATGGCCAGTGAAAATTTTAAAGAATTTTTTAGAGCATTTATTGGAAAAGCTGGAATAACTCTTCATATTAATGTTTTATACGGGGAAAATGACCATCATAAAATAGAAGGGATCTTTAAAGCCTTTGCAAGGGCCTTAAATGAAGGAATGGAAGTTATATCTGATAAAATATCTTCATCAAAGGGGGTTTTATAG
- a CDS encoding histidinol-phosphatase HisJ family protein, with protein sequence MNNTNLIIDSHVHTEFSPDSNSKMIDIIKRAIDLGLKEVIFTDHVDFDSPEEIFLYEIDYVDYMKKLENLRNIFPNIDILLGVEIGYQTHLNERLDKFIKSYPFDFVICSIHSCEGLDFYNGDFFKGKTQEESYKSYFKTIEKSIENYDNFDVYGHLDAIVRYGNFPNKKIEYLDFKEAIDNILNLIIQRGKGIELNTSGLRYNLGEMHPNRDILKRYFQLGGKIITLGSDAHSANDLCRDFKEGINILKNIGFKHIAQFKNRKVTFIEI encoded by the coding sequence TTGAACAATACAAATTTAATTATAGATAGCCATGTTCACACAGAATTTTCCCCTGATTCAAATTCTAAAATGATTGATATTATTAAAAGAGCTATTGATCTAGGTTTAAAAGAAGTAATATTCACAGATCATGTTGATTTTGACAGTCCTGAGGAAATATTTTTATATGAAATAGATTATGTTGATTATATGAAAAAACTTGAAAATTTAAGAAATATTTTTCCTAATATTGATATTTTATTGGGAGTTGAAATAGGTTATCAAACACATTTAAATGAAAGATTGGATAAGTTTATAAAATCTTATCCCTTTGATTTTGTAATCTGTTCCATTCACTCATGTGAGGGACTTGATTTTTATAATGGGGATTTCTTTAAGGGAAAAACTCAAGAGGAAAGCTATAAAAGCTATTTTAAAACTATTGAAAAATCCATTGAGAACTATGATAATTTTGATGTTTATGGACATTTAGATGCAATAGTTAGATATGGGAATTTCCCAAATAAAAAAATAGAATATTTAGATTTTAAAGAAGCTATAGATAATATTTTAAATTTAATTATACAAAGGGGAAAGGGTATTGAACTAAACACATCTGGGTTAAGATATAACCTAGGAGAAATGCATCCTAACAGAGATATATTAAAAAGATATTTTCAATTAGGTGGAAAAATTATAACCTTAGGTTCAGATGCACATAGTGCAAATGATTTATGTAGAGATTTTAAAGAGGGTATTAACATCCTAAAAAACATTGGTTTTAAACATATTGCACAATTTAAAAATAGAAAGGTAACATTTATAGAAATATAA
- the hisD gene encoding histidinol dehydrogenase yields MIKIIDSKREKTFLQSLLDRSQFEYEDINKAVGEILSDVRERKDEALIHYTLKFDKVLIEDLLVSKEEIDNALKNIDKNLKNSLIQARENIEKYHKKQIKKSYTSSDNEDIILGQLVRPIEKVGIYVPGGSASYPSTVLMNAVPAKIAGVEEIIMITPPNKEGKIKDSILVAAFISGVDKIYKVGGAHGIGALTYGTESIPKVSKIVGPGNIYVAMAKKRVSGYVGIDMVAGPSEILIIADELANPKYIAADLISQAEHDEMAASILITDSKTLPEKVIKELERQVPLLERKETIEKSLNNYGAIILTDSLNESINIANEVAPEHLEILTKNPFEIYEKIKNAGAIFLGEFSPEPVGDYFAGTNHILPTSSTAKFSSPLGVDDFIKKTSLIYYSKKALMKAKNSIITLANEEGLTAHANSIQVRVED; encoded by the coding sequence ATGATAAAAATCATAGATTCTAAAAGGGAAAAAACTTTTTTACAAAGCCTTTTAGATAGAAGTCAATTTGAATATGAAGATATAAATAAAGCTGTTGGAGAAATTTTATCAGATGTTAGAGAAAGAAAAGATGAGGCCTTAATCCATTATACTTTAAAATTTGATAAGGTTTTAATTGAAGATTTATTAGTATCCAAGGAAGAAATAGACAATGCCTTAAAAAATATAGATAAGAATTTGAAAAATAGTCTTATTCAAGCAAGGGAAAATATTGAAAAGTATCATAAAAAACAAATTAAAAAATCCTACACATCCTCTGACAATGAAGATATAATCCTTGGACAACTTGTTAGACCTATAGAAAAAGTTGGAATATATGTTCCAGGGGGAAGTGCATCATATCCATCTACAGTTCTAATGAACGCTGTTCCAGCTAAAATTGCAGGGGTTGAAGAAATAATAATGATAACTCCTCCAAATAAAGAGGGAAAAATTAAAGATTCCATTCTTGTTGCAGCTTTTATTTCTGGAGTTGATAAAATTTATAAGGTTGGTGGAGCCCATGGAATAGGAGCTTTAACCTATGGAACAGAGAGCATACCTAAGGTATCTAAAATAGTTGGCCCTGGAAACATTTATGTTGCAATGGCTAAAAAAAGAGTTTCAGGTTATGTGGGAATAGATATGGTAGCAGGACCTAGTGAAATTTTAATAATTGCAGATGAACTAGCAAATCCTAAATATATCGCAGCTGATTTAATATCCCAAGCAGAACATGATGAAATGGCAGCTTCAATACTTATAACAGATTCAAAAACTTTACCTGAAAAAGTAATTAAAGAGTTAGAGAGACAAGTTCCCCTTCTTGAAAGAAAGGAAACAATTGAAAAATCCCTTAATAACTATGGGGCTATAATATTAACAGATTCCTTAAATGAATCTATAAATATTGCCAATGAAGTTGCCCCTGAACATTTGGAAATACTTACAAAGAATCCCTTTGAAATATATGAGAAAATTAAAAATGCAGGGGCTATCTTTCTAGGTGAGTTTTCCCCTGAACCAGTGGGAGATTATTTTGCAGGAACTAATCATATTCTTCCAACTAGTTCAACAGCTAAATTTTCTTCACCCTTGGGAGTTGATGATTTTATAAAGAAAACTTCTTTAATCTATTACAGCAAAAAAGCTCTTATGAAAGCTAAAAATTCCATAATAACCCTTGCCAATGAAGAAGGGCTAACTGCCCATGCAAATTCTATACAGGTGAGAGTTGAAGATTAA
- a CDS encoding glycosyltransferase family 39 protein has product MKLNYKKSIIKFTFIYLAIFIPLMFFRFPDIRNEIKYLAITRESLNNNLFILNYLNNLYPDKPPFYFWILKTIDVYFPKYFFQLGILIGSIIPSYIISILSYNFILNFKKTYKFIEPLSFTITLALIASPLFIGGTSVLRMDMLMYLFIFSSIYLFFNMYYGFKIINYKILIFMYAFIFLGLFTKGIVGFIDPIIIILSFLLLNRDLKFLKKIHFTKGVIFIFISIALWFFKVYTSHNGINYLNLLLGEETLGRIVKSKAHVRGIAYYLKHLPLVLIPYGIGVFFSIHHYIKNIRNFKNWKELEKIFFSMSLPLFILLSLASGKLLIYLLPVLYGFIGLTILYLIEFKDRHLNKILINIALLNLIIPFIINKKLNRDNSVHKTLNIISSTMLSLIFLVSINGNFYSKRYTLKPIIKKIEDIPEENIYAYRFEDFQNAKYIINKNIIPINNGTTLILPKESFIITKSNRKEDISKDFKNAKIILKNKNYYLYKI; this is encoded by the coding sequence TTGAAACTTAACTACAAAAAATCAATAATTAAATTTACTTTTATATATTTAGCTATATTTATACCTTTAATGTTTTTTAGATTTCCTGATATTAGAAATGAAATTAAATATCTAGCTATAACAAGGGAGTCCCTAAATAACAACTTATTTATTTTAAATTATTTAAATAATCTTTACCCAGATAAGCCACCATTTTATTTCTGGATATTAAAAACAATTGACGTGTATTTTCCAAAGTATTTTTTCCAGCTTGGAATCTTAATTGGGAGTATCATCCCATCTTATATTATTTCAATACTTAGCTATAATTTTATATTGAACTTTAAAAAAACCTATAAATTTATTGAACCTTTAAGCTTTACCATAACTTTAGCATTGATTGCTTCTCCTTTATTCATAGGAGGTACCAGTGTTTTAAGAATGGATATGTTAATGTATTTATTTATTTTTTCCAGTATCTATTTATTTTTTAATATGTACTATGGATTTAAAATAATAAATTACAAAATTTTAATTTTCATGTATGCATTTATTTTTTTAGGACTTTTTACTAAGGGTATTGTTGGATTTATTGATCCTATTATCATTATTTTAAGTTTTCTATTGCTTAATAGAGATTTAAAGTTCCTAAAAAAGATTCATTTTACAAAGGGGGTTATATTTATTTTTATCTCCATAGCCCTGTGGTTTTTTAAAGTTTATACTTCTCATAATGGAATAAATTATTTAAATCTTTTACTAGGGGAAGAAACCCTAGGTAGAATTGTAAAATCAAAAGCCCATGTTAGAGGTATAGCTTACTATTTAAAACATTTACCATTAGTTTTAATTCCCTATGGTATAGGAGTATTTTTCTCAATACATCACTATATAAAAAATATTAGAAATTTTAAAAATTGGAAGGAGCTAGAAAAAATATTTTTCTCAATGTCCCTACCTCTATTTATTCTTTTATCCCTTGCAAGTGGTAAGTTACTTATATATTTACTTCCTGTTTTATATGGATTCATTGGATTAACTATTTTATATTTAATTGAGTTTAAAGATAGACATTTAAATAAAATACTTATAAATATAGCTCTACTTAATTTAATAATACCCTTTATTATAAATAAAAAGTTAAACAGAGATAATTCTGTACATAAAACTTTAAATATAATTAGCTCCACAATGTTGTCATTAATATTTCTAGTTTCTATAAATGGAAATTTTTACAGCAAACGCTACACACTTAAACCTATTATAAAAAAAATTGAAGACATACCTGAAGAAAATATATATGCCTACAGGTTTGAAGATTTCCAAAATGCTAAATACATAATTAATAAAAATATTATTCCAATTAACAACGGAACTACCCTTATTTTACCTAAGGAAAGCTTTATTATTACAAAGTCAAATAGAAAAGAAGACATTTCCAAGGACTTTAAAAATGCAAAGATAATTCTAAAAAACAAAAATTATTATTTATATAAAATTTAA
- the hisIE gene encoding bifunctional phosphoribosyl-AMP cyclohydrolase/phosphoribosyl-ATP diphosphatase HisIE yields MNINNVINEIKFDDKGLVPAIAQDINTGKVLMLAYMNKEAVEKTLNKKIAHYYSRSRQELWKKGETSGNIQKIKGFYYDCDKDTILIKVEQVGVACHTGNYSCFFNEVLNEDKKENFQNNEDVLKELYLSITDRKNNPREGSYTNYLFREGIDKILKKVGEESAEVIIASKNESKEEMIYEISDLVYHVIVLMINQGVSIEDIKKELVKRRK; encoded by the coding sequence GTGAATATTAATAATGTAATAAATGAAATTAAATTTGATGATAAGGGACTTGTTCCAGCAATAGCCCAAGATATAAATACTGGTAAGGTTTTAATGCTTGCTTATATGAATAAAGAAGCAGTTGAAAAAACATTAAATAAAAAAATAGCTCACTACTACAGTAGAAGTAGACAAGAGCTTTGGAAAAAAGGTGAAACATCAGGAAATATCCAAAAAATAAAGGGATTTTACTATGACTGTGATAAGGACACTATTTTAATTAAAGTTGAACAAGTTGGAGTTGCTTGCCACACTGGAAATTATTCTTGCTTTTTCAATGAAGTATTAAATGAAGATAAGAAGGAAAATTTTCAAAATAATGAAGATGTACTAAAGGAATTATATTTAAGTATCACAGATAGAAAGAATAATCCAAGAGAAGGTTCTTATACAAATTATTTATTTAGAGAAGGAATAGATAAAATTCTAAAAAAAGTTGGTGAAGAATCAGCAGAGGTCATTATAGCTTCTAAAAATGAAAGTAAGGAAGAAATGATTTATGAAATAAGTGACTTAGTTTACCATGTTATAGTTCTTATGATTAATCAAGGTGTTTCCATTGAAGATATAAAAAAAGAACTTGTAAAAAGAAGAAAGTAA
- a CDS encoding response regulator transcription factor, producing MKKILIIEDNEKIRKLLKMELIHEEYLVDLAEDGEIGIKKFKEGNFDLILLDLMLPKYSGEEICKIIRKISNIPIIILTAKDQILNKIELLDMGADDYLTKPFNIQELFARMRVIFRNKKDFYSSNFIKYNDLKIHSEKKVLYIDEKEIKLTKTEYNLMYTLILNKEIVLSREKLIEDVWGWDFQGDNKIIDVYINALRKKIETKEKKYIKTVRGFGYILKCN from the coding sequence ATGAAAAAAATACTTATAATTGAGGATAATGAAAAAATAAGAAAATTATTAAAGATGGAATTAATTCATGAGGAATATTTAGTTGATTTAGCTGAAGATGGTGAGATAGGAATTAAAAAATTTAAAGAGGGTAATTTTGATTTGATTCTTTTGGATTTAATGCTTCCTAAATATTCAGGGGAAGAGATTTGTAAAATAATAAGAAAGATATCAAACATACCTATAATAATTTTAACAGCAAAGGATCAAATATTAAATAAAATAGAACTTTTGGATATGGGAGCTGACGACTATTTAACAAAGCCCTTTAATATTCAGGAACTATTTGCAAGAATGAGGGTTATATTTAGAAATAAAAAGGATTTTTATTCAAGTAATTTTATTAAGTATAATGATCTTAAAATTCACAGTGAAAAAAAGGTTCTTTACATTGATGAAAAGGAAATTAAACTAACAAAGACAGAATATAATCTAATGTATACGTTAATATTAAATAAAGAAATTGTTCTATCTAGAGAAAAACTAATAGAAGATGTTTGGGGCTGGGATTTTCAAGGGGATAATAAAATTATAGATGTATATATAAATGCCCTTAGGAAAAAGATAGAAACAAAGGAAAAAAAATACATTAAAACTGTAAGGGGATTTGGATATATCTTAAAATGTAACTAG
- the hisF gene encoding imidazole glycerol phosphate synthase subunit HisF translates to MLAKRIIPCLDVKNGRVVKGVKFENLMDVDSPESLGKYYSDCGADELVFYDITASNEERKTSLEFVAKVAKNINIPFSVGGGVSSIDDFTSILRKGADKVSVNSAAVRNPQLIKEASLKFGAQCVVLSIDAKKNNVGSWDVYVKGGRENTGLDAIQWAVKGVELGAGEIVVNSIDEDGMKSGYDIELLKKITAAVNVPVIASGGAGNMENFYEAVEYANVDGLLAASVFHFGEIKIRDLKKYLKNKKIEIRL, encoded by the coding sequence ATGCTTGCAAAAAGAATAATACCATGTTTAGATGTAAAAAATGGAAGGGTGGTTAAAGGTGTTAAATTTGAAAATTTAATGGATGTTGACAGCCCTGAAAGTCTTGGTAAATACTACAGTGATTGTGGTGCTGATGAGCTTGTATTTTATGATATTACTGCTTCAAATGAAGAAAGAAAAACTTCCCTTGAATTTGTTGCAAAGGTTGCAAAGAATATAAATATTCCCTTTTCTGTGGGAGGAGGAGTTTCTTCAATTGATGATTTCACAAGTATTTTAAGAAAGGGTGCAGATAAGGTTTCTGTTAACTCTGCAGCTGTTAGAAATCCACAATTAATTAAAGAGGCCTCTTTAAAGTTTGGTGCCCAGTGTGTTGTACTATCCATAGATGCTAAGAAAAACAATGTTGGCTCTTGGGATGTATATGTTAAAGGTGGAAGAGAAAACACTGGCTTAGATGCTATACAGTGGGCTGTGAAAGGTGTAGAACTTGGAGCAGGGGAAATAGTTGTAAATAGTATTGATGAAGATGGTATGAAAAGTGGATATGATATTGAACTACTGAAAAAAATAACTGCTGCAGTAAATGTTCCAGTAATTGCATCTGGTGGTGCTGGTAATATGGAAAATTTTTATGAAGCTGTGGAATATGCCAATGTTGATGGTTTACTTGCAGCATCAGTATTTCATTTTGGGGAAATTAAAATAAGAGATCTTAAAAAATATTTGAAAAATAAAAAAATAGAAATTAGACTTTAG